The Hippopotamus amphibius kiboko isolate mHipAmp2 chromosome 16, mHipAmp2.hap2, whole genome shotgun sequence genomic interval CTGACAAAAATGCAGGCAGTTAAGAGACTTGAGGTTTAGAAACTGAGACAAGGTAAAGACACCAATTCCAAGGAATTACTTACATATATCTTTGCTTCCACTTCAATGCTACATATTTCACTAGATGAACTATGTCACTGATGAAAATTAGGATAAAGTAACTACTAAATATAACTTTCCTACTCAGACTTAATAAagtcatttattgaatattctgCTTACAAAATATGAGAATATCGCTTTCCATTAATTCCGTTTAATCAGAGTAAGAACTGATGGATAAGTATAAACTCTTCTgttaattttgacattttaatacTTATCACAGCAAAATTGGGAGTATCTTTTTTATAGTTTACCATCTAATGCTTGAAAAGTTAACTGAGAAGCAACTAATTTCCTATCAACATTCCGAGCTATGGACTGAAACACTAAGACATCAACAGCAGGTGATAATTGAGGGAACTGATTGGTTTCAAACTTTAGATCAATATTAAAGTTGAGAAGATATGTCatgaacaataaaaatatcagCAAAACTTATAATACCTGATAATGGTGATTCCTAGGGATTTCTACAGAGCAAGCTACAAAACTACATCCTAATCATCGGGGAGGTCTTTGCAATGAATACATGTCACAGCAATAGGGTCCTGCAGTTCAGAGCAGTCATATTCTGGTGACCCACCCATAGTACAGAACCCCCAAACGCTAGGCTGTAGGTTAAGGCAAATACAATGGACACTCACCATCCATATCATGGGGgagggaatgaaaagaaaacacatggAGCTCTAAgactccaaaggaaaaaagactattaaaaacgCTCTCCCTACCGCACATGTTTTGCTCTGTGAAAACTTTTTCCAGGAATATCTGGAGCCAGAGCAAATAACTTAAACGTTAACGAGAGGCTCGAAATGCAAGTAAAGGTAAAACACTCAAAACAGGACAAAAATACAATATGGTCAACTGTTGAAGGGCAACTACATGCAAAACCAGTAGATCCCACAGATCAAAGCTAGATTTGCAAGCCATGCACAACATCTCCAAACAAATCAAAGACACTAAAAACTGGGCACCTTCATGGACACcttaaagctggaagaaaaaatgCATTAAACTTTATCATCAAAGCATAACAACTCAGGTTTTGTGCTGACACCTCTTTGACCCATCAGTACCTCTAAAAACCAGTATTTAAAGGTTTATTATGACTTTTTTAAGGAGCTTCCACACCAACCAGGTACGCATAGGTGACGACCAGAGAACTGTCACCGCAGTGAGGCAGAATCTGTAAAGTCCCATTCAACCACTACGAGCAAAGGAAAGGCCATGACTCGTGGATGTGGATGGACTATAATATTTAAATGGCACGTTTCTGACATAGTcacaaaatttttatagaaagcATTTAAACTCAAAAAAGACACGAGTCAAATACAGAGATGAAATGTACAAAACAAATAAGCAGGCAAACTAAAAGTTCTTGAAAGTATTTTACTTCAGGTTGAAAAATGAACAGCTTCCACACCGTTCATTGCAAGATACACAGTATTCACGAATACAATGCTGGTCATTTGAGGAAAGGTACACACCTCAATTTCTCCTTCATGCTTTTCTTTTAGAAAGATACTGTTTACCAAAAAGAAACGTCAGCAGTACAGGAAAAACTATTTTCCCAATAAATTTACGAAAACCTAAGATTCCCAATGGAATCAAGATTATCTTCCCGCTACCACCACCTTAATATAATCACATGCTTATTGAAACACTAATATCTGCACCCTAAGAGTACATTTACTTTCAACAATGAgggtgattctttaaaaaaaaaaaaacttcagtgtGGTAAATGTAACATGGATCTCTGCAAGTATTAAGTGTCTGAAATAGGCAGCTAATACtggatttaatattattttataaataattgttCCCTTAGCAGTAAACATAACTCTACACATTCACAATAGTCCTAGAAAATAAATACTGTGATTATGCACAATATGTTATGACAAACTagctccaaaaaacaaaagctcaACATCTTGATAAAAATTCTGATCAGAATAAAATGTGactctaaaatttaaaacattgtcaAAATAACATCACATTTAAAATCTTCCACGGTTTACACAAGTATTATGAATTTCCAGTTTTGGAACACATTTTTCCGTTGTGAATTAAAATACGAACATATTGAAAACTTAATTTCAGTGATGACATCAGTTTTGGTCTTATTTtagcattattttctttataaaaagttgCACTAAGTGTCCATTAATGGTCTGATTGGTCTTCAGTATttcataaatgtatataaaagaaaTTCCTAAAAGCCAATAgtactttatatgtatatatttataaaagaatcTCATCTCAGAAATGGCTGTACTTAACAGAGCCACACACACTGATGCTAAACATAAGAGCGTTCGCCTTGAAAGAAAGCATTTTCAGAAACGTCACTTACATTCTATTCAATATTCCCAACCGAGTTTCAAACTCAGCATGTGATGAATAACAGAATTATACATCTCATTTGCACTCAAAACTGACCACAACCAAAATTTACAGTATGATTGAAACAAGCCaatgtttaaaaaagttttaattaaagaTTAACAATTCCATGAAAGGAGAGGATAAAGAATGGGATGACAAGAAGTATTTGGTCTTAATAAGGCAATACAAAATAGATCCATTATCAAAgaccatttaatttttaaagatcaacAATACCAAAAGCATAAAGTGGAGTataagaaaatagttttttatAAGTATGATTTAATTAAAGCTGTTTACAGTTATTCTCTCCCACAGTAGTTAAgcatgaatttaaaaaagaataagagatgagaaaaacaagCACACGCAGCACACAGGGTTAGAGAAGCCAGCATGCAAAGTCTGTGGAACTCGAGGTTTCACTGCAACAGGAATGGGACCAGATGCgggtggccttttttttttttttcctattaggaagaaaagaaaaaaaaaaaaaaagactgcaaaggaaacaaacacaaaGTCATGTAATTGCCCACTGTCCAAGACGACagcactatagaaaacagttgcAAGTTAATTCTTAGAGATGACTAGAGATTTTTTCAGTGTTTACACAAAAGTACATAGTacgtatttttttcctttttacaaaataaaataaacatcatttGCCACCATAACCTTTTCTTTAGAGAGGAAAATTTTTGCAGCAGGTCACAAGGGTTCTATTAAGTCATTTCAATGCTGAGGAAACAAATTCAGTAATAGAACTAATCACTTCCCTATAGATGGATGTTAAGATGAcaattcagattatttttcaaactaaTCCTGAGAAAAATCTGTTTACAATTTAAACAGTAATGTTATGTAAAAAGTATTAACAAATCCACTATTACAAATATCAATTTTCCTATATGGtcatctatatatacacacaataaaatggtaaatatatgcaaaaatattaaaaaaaaaaaaaaaaaacatgcacagATCACTTTCCCCTTTGAAATCTGGACTTCCTATAAGATACCTGtgttttccttccccaccccatcctctgaAATTGTTTCTTGTTTCTATCACCCTACCCCACACTGAATACTATTCCCTATAACTCTGCATAAAGCCAATgagaaatagatttattttacatTCAAGCTTTAAATCTTAAAATGACCCTGTTATAGCATATGACTTATCAAAtgagcagccttttttttttccccttttttgcttgctttttgtttttgcagttGTCAGTCTTCATGATCCATTCCGTGGCGAGCTGGGAAAAAACGCAGTTGCTAAATCAACGTCTGAACAGTGTAAGGCTCCCGAATGTCTCCCAGGAGTCCCTATCCAACTGTCCTGAGCATGAGATCATTGCACACAGAAGACAGTCCATCGTACAATGCCGACTATCTACAAAGGTCTGAGAGGGGGGCGTCCCTCTTGTGTTTCCTCTTTTTGCCATGGTAATACTGATTATTTGATTTGCCTTGATGTTGTTTGTTTGTCATCAAGGAACCATGGCTTGTTTGGGTTGTACCTTGGAAGCCTTTGCTGGAAGAACGAAAGAGCCTTGCTGATCCATGCTGCAGAGAAGGAAAGCGGTCAAAAAGACATCAGTGTTGCAGATTCAACAGAGCACTCGCTAAGACCTGCCTCAGGGAGCTTTCATAGCTAGGAATATGCTGACTTATCTAGCAGGCAGAAAACAATGCTACAGGGGTTAACTCCCTTGGGCTCTAAaacttttacattattttttgatGGAAATATCAAAAAGCACAGACCACTTCTGTTAAGAAGAAGCCTTGCCATCTTAACAGAGTACATGGAATGTAAGACTCTTCTTAAGGAACCTATCAACTAACATACCACATAATAAAGGGCATTACTGGGAGAAGCTGTTAGACATGCAGGTGTGCTGCCAGGTCAGGGGTCATCAAGGCCGGCCACTCCTTTCCTGCTATCACATGTCACTTTAATTGCCATTTCTAAACGAGTCTGTGTTTGGCACACATGACTAAAGCTGTACAGGTAAAGTGGGTTCCGCGAGTCCTCACACCTGAGGTGACTGACATAACAGTCAATCTCTACTGCCAAGGGGCCTTCTCCAGGGCCCCTGATGTACTGGGAGAGGGTGTGATGGCCTTAGGCCAGAGGCCAGTATGAAATGGCCTCCTCCCCTCATTTTGCTTCATTGCTCATCATGAATTACATTCTAGGCAACTGGAAAGCTTACAACAGGGTGTCTCTGTGGCCTTTTTAAGTCAAAGCTAATCAGCTGACCATGGCTGACTGCTGTCTGATCACTTCAACAAAGGCAACTAGGTAttgaatattaaaacaaaaaaaggatgtgCTATTCCCAGATGTGCACACACTGCAATGAGGTCATGCAAAAACTTCACGTGAGTTTACTTCAAGTACAATTAAACCTTTTTATAActtgaagcaattttttttttaatgctgaatctGTAATAAGGTGGGTTGGCTGGGACATGTTCAAGAACCAGTCGCTAGATTCCCACAAAGGCTTATGCTACAATGGCGTCTCACAAAGATCCTCAGGACATCCCGTTACTAGAAGCACTGTCGTGCTCTGGAACCTCTTAGAACAAAGTACATTTGTTCTTTAACCTAGAGCTTTCTTCGAACccataatgtatatgtgtgtgtatgtatgtatgtgtatgtatgtatgtatatgtatgtaaaaaacTCTAAATATTCTATATTGAATACTAACAATCAAAAACACAAATTCCACACACCTGGGATTTGTTGGTGCTGTTGGGTGTGTTAGTGGTCTGGGTGCTCTGCATTTTCCCACCTGCCTGAGAGGACTCCAAGGACACATCCTGCGACCCGACCCGGTTCCCAGTGGACGGGCGGCAGAGCAGCTGTTTCGGGGTTTTGCATGGTGTCGCATCGGAATCCTAACACAAGTCATATGAATTAGAACGTGACACAGTCATCATTTAGACATTCAatattaagaaaggaaaacaacttCAGCTAAGTGCTCTCTGGACTAAGTCTAATAAACATTTGGGAGTTAAAGGAAGCACACTGAGGAATTTACAAAATTAATTGCTTAAGTTTTCCTCCAAACACTTAAAGTGGCTTATTTTATCAGAGGGCTTCTGTTCATTGTGAAATCCACTGCCCACGCCTGACCTTGTTAATCGGCCTTGAAGGAGCTCACAGAGGTCCAAGtttatctgcatttttatttacagaaaatgaaCCATGGTATAGTGGGACGAGCACGGTAAAGAGTGAGGACCTGGGTCCCTGTCCCTGATTCAAGGTCTTCAACCAAACACAAAACAATCACTTTATAAGGCTCAGTCTCTGAGAGTCTGCAACGACAAACCAGTGCTCCCTCCAACCAAACACACTGAGTGGAGAGGACTCCCCAGAGACACTGGGCTGAGCACCACCTGCTTCTGGGCTGCTTGGGCCATGACTGCTACTCCTTCCTCAGGTCTACCCTTCACCCTCACACTTGCCCCGCATTTCGGAGACACATATTCTCAGTCCCCAGTGCTCCCTCTCAAGGCCATCTCTGCTTCCGCCCCTCTGTGTCTGTGACACCTAGCTCAGCATTCTGTCCTCCACAGCTCTGCTCTAGGAACCAGAAGAGCACACAGGTAGATTCTGCATGTGAGGGTTTGACTTCATTATGATAAACGGTCATCAGCAACAACAAGAAACTGTCTCTTCcatatttagattattttatgtCATACACTTAATAAAGTCAATAAAGCCCATTTTATTAGTAGGTCTCAATTTTAAGTAAACTCAAAATTAACTCTGATGAGGATAAGTAAGTGTAGGTATAATTGATACTAAAAAATTCAATCAGGATAGGGCAGAAAGTAGACTAGGGATTTCCAGGGCATGGGGGGACAGAAGAAATTAGAGGCTGCTAataggtttcttttggggggtgatggaaatgtcctggaattagatagtggtgatagctgcacaatattataaatacgctaaaaaaaaaaaaaccagttaatTGTACATTTCTAAATGGAAAACAAGAGAGTATATATCCCccttatataaaattttgaaacagACAAAACTGACCTATGGTATTAGAAAATCATAACAGTGGTTACTCTGAGGGCAAGATTGGGAATTTACTCTAAAACATCAAGAGGGAAGTCTCTGGGGTCATGGTACTAGTCTATATCTTGATAGGACTTGGGGTTACACGTGTGtatgcatttgttaaaatttagaaaatgtataattaagatttccttatatgttaattttctatcaaaagaaaaaactggacGACAATGAACTGTGGTTAATGGTGAGCACACAACAGTACTTTGTGGGGAGTGTGCTAATGTCTGCGACACTGAAATGTATCAAAGAATAAGATGAACTGGTGAATGAATGGGTAAGTGTGATAAGAATCTAGTGGTGGTGCGTCATAGGGATGGTCACTAAAACTCTTTCACTTCTTGCTGTATGCTTGAAAACTTTAACACAATGTTGAGAAAAAATACAAtcattaaagatattaaaatttcccaggaacaaataagaaaatgagttAGCCTTGGCTCTCTAGACAGAATTGTCCCCAACAACAGAACTCCTTAGGGTCTAGGTTTAAAAAACTACGTCTCCATACTTACAACATCACTAGAGCTGGACTGTGTGGCAGAAGAGGAAGACACTGGACCTGATGAAGAGTTTGAAGAGTGTTTACTAATAGATTCCGAAGTTTTACTTCTACATTTTCCAAgggcttcattttcttcagatagattattattacatttatctAACTGCTGAGTATCTACTATCAAGGTAACACCATTTCCTGAAAAAGTGGCAAAAGATTGGAAAACGTTTCTTCCCATTAAGCACACACAACACAGAAAAGCCTCTAATactcagtcaatcaatcaatgaaAAACTCTTACCATTGCATGAAGGCTCAGGCCTACTCTGTAAGCCCCACTGCTTTGATATCCAATCTCTATATGTGGCAACTTCATCTGTTACTCTAATTATTCTACCTAATATGCtgcaagtgtttaaaaaaaaaagaggggaggtACATTAATTTGAAGATAAGAAGCCACAACCAATTTTGACCCAATGGGCTGATTTTAGTTAAACTTTTACCTCTCCGTTTCGTTGTTGGGATAGTACTTTGCTATTGGCGAAACAGCATGACTCAAAACAACGTAGGCATAATCAAAGGCCTGCTTCACCTGCATGGCCCCATAGGAACTCCTTCCAACATCATtacctttaaaagaaatatatacacaagATATTAAAATTTACCGTGGCTTAACATGAACCAAATGTTCAGGAGCCCTCTTCTGGGAAAGCAAGCACACTCACTACCCTGCTAGAGCCGCACTCCAAATCTGAGCTGTTAGTTGGTCCCACAGCTCCCCAGGCCCTAAACATGTGGATCATGCATAAATATATGGCATATAAATTGCCTAAATGTCTTCGGGCCCAACAGGACTATCCCATACACAGTCATGCAAATAAAAGAAGTAACTGCCTGTTTTCCCCTAAGAGTGAAACCAGGCTAAAttagaaatacttattttttgCTTGTTAGCTATATAAACTTCTCCTGCACTAAATTATGAGCTCCTAAAAAGCAAGGACCACCTTGCTGAAAAAAACctgtgttgttttccttttttttttttttttttttttttggctgcgccgcacagcatatgggatcctagttccccaaccagggaccgaacccacaacccctgaattggaagcatggagtcttaaccactggaccgccaggaaagtccccacacAGAACTATTAATGTTTATAAGATGGCTCATTAAGCCGGAAAAGGGCTCCTAGGTAACTACTCTATTTCTTAATtccctttccttatttttaaagtcaatacATTAAAGCAAATGACTAAAAGCATTTCCATTGAAGTCCAATAAAACAGaatctaaatattttacaattatatcaggaaaaaatattGCCCAGAAAAATTAGcatacaagcaaacaaacaaagcatcATGAAAGGACAGGAGGAATTAATTTTCTGCTCACTTTCAAGCCAAcataaagctggaaaaagcacAGGGAAACTAtgcaaaattaaagagagaagaaggagtccaaagggaaaataaactgtCTCTTGGTACCCTTTCTCTCATGAATTCTGAGACATATGAGCGTGCTCACTCCCTCTAAGGACCTCAGAATCCTCACTTAAACCTCCTCTGGCTGACAACTGGTTAAAATCAGGAGCAGTGAAgactcaagaaagaagaaaaatggcacCAAACTGGAAATACACAAACCCACCCAAACAGTTACTACCCATTCTCCTTTGCCTTTAAGAGTCGAATGGATTCTACCCCCAATTCGACTCATTTGGAAGTATGCGTTTTTCTGCTGTGTGTGTTTATGTTCATGTGTTTGCTTAGAAAACATCTGAGTAAAAAAGAATAACTGCAATTACAAGTTAATCCTTAATTTTTCATCTGAAGAGAGTTTAAAACACAATATGATGACTGACAacacccttttctttttcttttctttttttggccacaccgcacagTTTGTGCaaacttccccgaccagggattgaaccggaccagggattgaacccgggccctcagcagtgaaagtgtggagtcctaactgctggaccgccagggaattcccaatgccCTTTTCTTTGAATGTCCGTAAATTTACCTAAATTCAATACCTGGTTGTAAAGGATCTTCAATATAAAGCATGGATGGCCTGTAGCCATCTAGCATATTTTTCTGTACTTCATCTTTGGCCACATAGGAACCACCATCCTTTATCCGGATGCCAGTCTTTAAATAATTGAAGTGTCGTCCATATAATTCAAAAAATTCTATTAAGAGAACACCATAGTTTGTATTGGGGATGCAAGCATCTTCCCTGGGATGTaactaaaatgagaagaaaaaaaaattatatttgattttctctaaaTTCAAGGTGAGGATAATAAATGACATTCTAACTTCTATGAACAGTATTACTATAATTTTGGTTGAGCATAGCAGTCAATAGGTAATGGACTTCTATTACAGACAACCTAAATTAAATTAAAGCCCCATGGGTGTGGGTGGAACTGTGGGGGACAGTTTACAAGGCTGAATTTTACAGCTGCTCCAAGACGCTGAGAGGGCCGGCTTGGCCCAACATCAGGGAAGTCATTCTGCTTCACCAGCAGAGTCAGGCAGCTGGCAACACGGCGCCGCATAAATACGTGCACTGATGATATTACGACTTCCCACTCACCTCACCCAGACAGCAAGGCTCAACTCCAGCTAAACTTACAAGAGTGCTTGCTTAGACGACATTCATATCTTTGGCATTTATATTACTATTTACACCTGTGGAAACCACACCATACTTCTGAATGTTAAAATCTGCAGTGAaatactatgagggtgagtcaaaaattatcctcattcTGGTtgcagaatttaattaacttttagaaaagacaaatatcattttccaacataatctccttgcttttcaatacactttgtccatctgtcaacaagcttttgtattccctcattaaaaaatgttttaggctgagcggcgagccatgaatgcaccgctgtcttcacttcttcatcaggggatcaaacaggtgatGAAAGTCCAAAGGAGCAAGATCCCccctatagggaggatgctttaacacctcaaaacaaagtttttgcagagtgttgacagtgtgggcagaagtgtgcggacatgcacaccctcagaccacaaaaaaatgaatcactgcacgctgctcttctttcgtgcaaatcacaagtggggcatccattttgcccccaccacagttacaaatgaactgatgtaacacgttcagacctgcacagcagtgattggGGAGACAGTAggcttgaatggaaagtgctgataaggcagtgcagccaacagaagttttaatataaccggactgtggataatttttgacccaccctcacaGAGCACAtgggattaaaaacaaacaaaaaaattcttcccTAGGGATTTTAAAGTACTTATTTGCTAAATTATAAAAAGGTACCCAGTTTAAAGGGGAAAGTCTTAAGTAATCAAGGGAAACATTGTAATTACagcttaatttaaattttttccgaAATGATTCCcaactgatttattttaaaaaatgtttagtgtACACTAGCATGGTATAACTTACCTGAAGGAAACTTACTGCCATTAAAAAGAGACTATAAGAACCAATTCCACCTGTAAATACTTCATTAAGGTCCCTCTGTAATAAGAACTGTTTCAATACTAAAACCAAGTATGGTAATACAGgatatttctggaaaagaaaattatattttcaatgaaTTCCTTTATCAATAATAACTCTAAGCATTAACCGCATAAATTGTCTCTAAGTATAAACTGGTCCTTACATTACAAACTTTGGTGGAGATATGTAATATACTtaatcttctattttaaaaacaagctaTAAAAAAACTATAAGTAATTAAGGATTGTCTCCTCACATTTGAAGTCTACAACATGTAGATGTAAATGATGGCATCCAAGCACTTGTTACAGGACAGAAACACTAGCAATACATATTTTGTGACACTCATTTATGACCCTTAGCGAATAAGATTCAGTTGTAAATAGGCAACAGACACAGTACAGGACAACGTCTAAACTCTTTCTTTTGCctcgcggcttgtgggatcttagttccccaatcagggattgaatccgggaCCCCTGTagtgaaagcgcggagtcctaaccactacacCTAAGAGAGCTCCCATCTCTTAGGGCACTAAATCAGTGGGATATTAAAGAATCCCTTATTGTAGGTGGCACTCCATGGGCAGGCCAGGGTCCTTCAGGTGATTCTGCAGAGCCCAGGAGCAGCAGCCATCCTGCCTACTGTCCTCCACGCAGGCAGGTGAACACACAGACCCACCTTCCATGCTTTTCAAAGAAAGGGTAAGAACACCCACGCTGGCAAATATGGACAGCGTGAGTCCGTCTTTCACTCATGCACACACTCACTAAGTACGCTCCACAAGCCAGGCCCTAGGCCAGGGATGCTGAGGGGAACAACACAGGCACAGACATGGAGAAAGAGGTCAACAGCCATCACACAGGGCTCGTATGATTACCAGTGACTTCCATTCTTTTCTTGACACTTACAATAAACACAAACTGCTTccgtaagaaagaaaaaagtttatacTTTTGCAAATCATATCAAAGTAAACAAgtacaagaaacaaaaatatggagaaataatcatttttaaacactACAGCTGAACTCAGAAATGTGGTCTCTTTAAAGAACAATTAGGCAAATTTCCATCAGAAATTTTTTCTGCATGTATCctctgacccagaaattccactttcaGGAATCTTCCTACAAACAATTCATTAGTGTAAAGAAAGATGCAGGCATGGCAGGATGTCCACCAAGCACCTTCTGTAGCAGAAAACACCACTGGAAGCAGCACTGGGGAAGTGCTGCACAAAGCACGACACACCCTGACAAGGAACAACCGTGCAGTCCGTGGAAAGAACGAAGGAACCCGGACTGTGCTGATACAGAAAAACCCTCCAAAATATTAAGTTCAAAAAAAAGTATGAGACATCACGTATATAGTGTGCTATTCCTTTTGCTAAAAATTTCAAGATGAGGATGaacaagcaaagagaaaaagctgATGAAGGCAAATCCTAGGAAGCGGATCTAAGCATATAAGGTATGAGGGTGACTCACTTTTCACAACCCTTTTATACTGTTACGTTTTTTTATCGAGCATGTTATTCTCAATTTTCTAAAAAGTTTCTTTTCtggtaaaaagaaattttatacaCACCCGATACCTCCAAATGAGTCGGATtacagatatttcttttctttttctgcttttctgtacTCTGCTCATTTATATAACAATATAATGTTTACCACAGgatagttaaaattttttctcacatAAACAGAAAAAGGTGAACCCAAAGAGCTGCTAAAGAAAAAACTTGTGAATGGAGAGAAAAGATAATTCTATATAAGCCAAAGCAGTACAGTTTTAGTTGAGGGAGAAAAAAGCGATGTGTTCAAACATGTGAAATGTTCTGAAGATGATGCTGACAGATTCTGCCCTATCtgggaagaaaacagaataagcAGAAGCAGACTTGAATCACTTCAAGGTAAGGTAAGGACACCTGCAGGACCTACCTTACAGGTGACTTGGAGATTAAAATCTAGAAAAGGCTCCCTAGACACGGTCTTAATCTGAACTCTTGGAGACTGAAAGCAGACAAGAATCAACTGTGCAGCATGACTCAGCCCTTACCTCCCTAAGAGGAGGGATCTAGAGCAGAGAAGTTCTTCAAAAGCTTCCTCAACCCTTAATTCTCACTTGAGGTCACATTATAAATTACTGATTATTACAAGCAGATTCAAGGAAAGTAAAACCACTGCACAGAAAAGAAGCATCTGTCAGcaatacatgtataaaaatagTTTAGTCAAGTATATCAGAACACCACCACAACAGAATCTCAAAACACAACtccatttctaatatttttactgAATAAACACTATAAACTCTCTGACCTTGGTAAAATCTTTGATGAGGTCAGCTGCTCTCACACCATTCTGTACATTAAAGCTGATATCAACTTTCACTTCGGTGAAAGAATCTGTTAATTTAATAATAGGTacctagaaagagaagaaaggtaaaatttaaatactttaaacaaattaaatgacaaaatCGGGGAATGAAAGGTTACCAGACTTGAAGTCTCGACCTCCTCACTGAGGACATAAAAACATTGAGTATTCTAAACACTCTGTACCATAGCTGACTTGGCATTCTAGATATTTTACATTACATATTTAGCATTTAACTTCATGCAATATATTCTGTAATTTCTACTGACTGAGAGGTTTGAAATCGGGTAACAAAAACCTTTCTCGACATTAATATGCTTTGAAGGACAGATTCCAACTCAAGAAGATC includes:
- the TENT4B gene encoding terminal nucleotidyltransferase 4B isoform X5, translated to MYRSGERLLGGHAQPAEQRDFLPLETTNNNNNHHQPAAWARRAAAGPSASPSPSASSSPHPSAAVPAGEPADPASGSSNKRKRDNKASTYGLNYSLLQPSGGRAAGGGRADGGGGVYSGTPWKRRNYNQGVVGLHEEISDFYEYMSPRPEEEKMRMEVVNRIESVIKELWPSADVQIFGSFKTGLYLPTSDIDLVVFGKWENLPLWTLEEALRKHKVADEDSVKVLDKATVPIIKLTDSFTEVKVDISFNVQNGVRAADLIKDFTKKYPVLPYLVLVLKQFLLQRDLNEVFTGGIGSYSLFLMAVSFLQLHPREDACIPNTNYGVLLIEFFELYGRHFNYLKTGIRIKDGGSYVAKDEVQKNMLDGYRPSMLYIEDPLQPGNDVGRSSYGAMQVKQAFDYAYVVLSHAVSPIAKYYPNNETESILGRIIRVTDEVATYRDWISKQWGLQSRPEPSCNGNGVTLIVDTQQLDKCNNNLSEENEALGKCRSKTSESISKHSSNSSSGPVSSSSATQSSSSDVDSDATPCKTPKQLLCRPSTGNRVGSQDVSLESSQAGGKMQSTQTTNTPNSTNKSQHGSARLFRSSSKGFQGTTQTSHGSLMTNKQHQGKSNNQYYHGKKRKHKRDAPLSDLCR
- the TENT4B gene encoding terminal nucleotidyltransferase 4B isoform X4 — protein: MDPRIAWFQPEQLGPSNSLWMQIWETTQGLRNLYFNHHCHSSGGASGGGGGGGGSSSTATGGSGSSTGSPGGAAPAPVPAGMYRSGERLLGGHAQPAEQRDFLPLETTNNNNNHHQPAAWARRAAAGPSASPSPSASSSPHPSAAVPAGEPADPASGSSNKRKRDNKASTYGLNYSLLQPSGGRAAGGGRADGGGGVYSGTPWKRRNYNQGVVGLHEEISDFYEYMSPRPEEEKMRMEVVNRIESVIKELWPSADVQIFGSFKTGLYLPTSDIDLVVFGKWENLPLWTLEEALRKHKVADEDSVKVLDKATVPIIKLTDSFTEVKVDISFNVQNGVRAADLIKDFTKKYPVLPYLVLVLKQFLLQRDLNEVFTGGIGSYSLFLMAVSFLQLHPREDACIPNTNYGVLLIEFFELYGRHFNYLKTGIRIKDGGSYVAKDEVQKNMLDGYRPSMLYIEDPLQPGNDVGRSSYGAMQVKQAFDYAYVVLSHAVSPIAKYYPNNETESILGRIIRVTDEVATYRDWISKQWGLQSRPEPSCNGPVSSSSATQSSSSDVDSDATPCKTPKQLLCRPSTGNRVGSQDVSLESSQAGGKMQSTQTTNTPNSTNKSQHGSARLFRSSSKGFQGTTQTSHGSLMTNKQHQGKSNNQYYHGKKRKHKRDAPLSDLCR
- the TENT4B gene encoding terminal nucleotidyltransferase 4B isoform X2, with the translated sequence MQIWETTQGLRNLYFNHHCHSSGGASGGGGGGGGSSSTATGGSGSSTGSPGGAAPAPVPAGMYRSGERLLGGHAQPAEQRDFLPLETTNNNNNHHQPAAWARRAAAGPSASPSPSASSSPHPSAAVPAGEPADPASGSSNKRKRDNKASTYGLNYSLLQPSGGRAAGGGRADGGGGVYSGTPWKRRNYNQGVVGLHEEISDFYEYMSPRPEEEKMRMEVVNRIESVIKELWPSADVQIFGSFKTGLYLPTSDIDLVVFGKWENLPLWTLEEALRKHKVADEDSVKVLDKATVPIIKLTDSFTEVKVDISFNVQNGVRAADLIKDFTKKYPVLPYLVLVLKQFLLQRDLNEVFTGGIGSYSLFLMAVSFLQLHPREDACIPNTNYGVLLIEFFELYGRHFNYLKTGIRIKDGGSYVAKDEVQKNMLDGYRPSMLYIEDPLQPGNDVGRSSYGAMQVKQAFDYAYVVLSHAVSPIAKYYPNNETESILGRIIRVTDEVATYRDWISKQWGLQSRPEPSCNGNGVTLIVDTQQLDKCNNNLSEENEALGKCRSKTSESISKHSSNSSSGPVSSSSATQSSSSDVDSDATPCKTPKQLLCRPSTGNRVGSQDVSLESSQAGGKMQSTQTTNTPNSTNKSQHGSARLFRSSSKGFQGTTQTSHGSLMTNKQHQGKSNNQYYHGKKRKHKRDAPLSDLCR